The segment TGGCATTGAATTATGGGAAGGGAAATCATCTACGTGAACAAGTGGGAATCCTAAAAATAggtcattattaatattatgaaaatgagattcaaataaatttcaaaacttacaaacaaataaaaagtacatGCAAGGAGCATACTCAAAAGTAACTGTGTGATTGCACAAACCTCTCTACATGTTCTGTCTGCTCATTGAGTACCAGTAAGTAGTCACCATTACTGCACTGTGCAGAGTGCATTCCTCCATTTTTTTACTGGTAATCCTCCAATTTTGCTGAAAAATTGCATCCTGTTGTATCTCAAAATAACCCACAATGTTTTAGTTTGTTCTCTGTGTCCACCatccatctgttttttttaaattcgcACTCTCTGACTGACTAGATGTGAAGCACGACCCCATGTGACCCCAAGCCCTATCCATTTTATcagcaaataattattttcttttgtgttaatAGACCTCCTTACAAGTGACctaaatgtcataaaatcaAAACTGTTTATTGTGTCACTGATCATcacatctattaaaaaaaaacatataaattgCAGAAAAATTAGTAATTATGTAATTTAGGCAACTGTTAAATAAACActatataatataaacaattTAAAGCATGTATATGTATGCCAATTCTATTCCAGGAAATCTGTATCACACACCTTAACCTGTTCTTGCAAAAACACCTTGTGCAGTTATAATTTTATGAGTCCAAAAAGACACATTGTCAGTCAGCCCCATTCCATTCCAAGTTTGGATGGGGTTTATTTTCTTACTGGCCCAAGCTGTCCTTGGGTTACCTAGTTTCCACTGGATAGGGTGTGTGCATAAGGGGTCGGGTTGGCAGATGATGCTCTGTCCATCCGAAGGGGCGTGCAGCAGAGTAAACTAAGTTTAGGCAGTAAAACAAAGTTCCCTCCTCTTTGTTTGCATTTCAGCTCACAAAGCAGTGAGTGGTGCTTAATGCACCAAAAAATGTCGTAGATATCAGCGCAAAAATAGGCACAGTTTTCTAAAGTCCCGGTAAAGTTTTCTCGTGTAGATCTCCGGACACACcgagactgataagatcagcttttcatGCAttcccactttgtgtgtgtttttcgaaGCTGCAGACCGATGTAAAGTTTTTATTGGTCGCTCGAAAATGCGTCATGACGTTCAACGGTCAAAGTTCAACTTCGTCCTGCCAGGGCACACACGCCAGGGCACACACGCCAGGGCACACACGCCACCCCCTTTCCTCCACAAATCATGTTGCACTGATGTGCCTGTGTGACACATACAGGGAgtacagaattattaggcaaatgagtattttgtccacatcatcctcttcatgcatgttgtcttactccaagctgtataggctcgaaagcctactaccaattaagcatattaggtgatgtgcatctctgtaatgcgaaggggtgtggtctaatgacatcaacaccctatatcaggtgtgcataattattaggcaacttcctttcctttggcaaaatgggtcaaaagaaggacttgacaggctcagaaaagtcaaaaatagtgagatatcttgcagagggattcagcactcttaaaatggcaaagcttctgaagcgtgatcatcgaacaatcaagcgtttcattcaaaatagtcaacagggtcgcaagaagcgtgtggaaaaaccaaggcacaaaataactgcccatgaactgagaaaagtcaagcgtgcagctgccaagatgctacttgccaccagtttggccatatttcagagctgcaacatcactggagtgcccaaaagcacaaggtgtgcaatactcagagacatggccaaggtaagaaaggctgaaagacgaccaccactgaacaagacacacaagctgaaacgtcaagactgggccaagaaatagcTCAAGAcagatttttctaaggttttatggagtgagtcttgatgggccagatggatggattAGTAAActgcagagagctccagtccaactcagacgccagcaaggtggaggtggagtactggtttgggctggtatcatcaaagatgagcttgtggggccttttcgggttgaggatggagtcaagctcaactcccagtcctactgccagtttctggaaaacaccttcttcaagcagtggtacaggaagaagtctgcatccttcaagaaaaacatgattttcatgcaggacaatgctccatcacacgcgtccaagtactccacagcgtggctggcaagaaagggtataaaagaagaaaaactaatgacatggcctccttgttcacctgatctgaattgagaacctgtggtccatcatcaaatgtgagatttacaaggagggaaaaacagtacacctctctgaacagtgtctgggaggctgtggttgctgctgcacgcaatgttgatggtgaacagatcaaaacactgacagaatccatggatggcaggcttttgagtgtccttgcaaagaaaggtggctatattggtcgctgatttgtttttgttttgtttttgaatgtcagaaatgtatatttgtgaatgtggagatgttatattggtttcactggtaaaaataaataattgaaatgggtatatatttgttttttgttaagttgcctaataattatgcacagtaatagtcacctgcacacacagatacccccctaaaatagctaaaaataaaaacaaactaaaaactacttccaaaaacattcagctttgatattaatgagttttttgggttcattgagaacatggttgttgttcaataataaaattattccttaaaaaatacaacttgcctaataattctgcactccctgtataggtCCCATGTAAAGCCACGGCCAATAAAGCGTAAGCAAAGATGCATGCTCTCTACTCATGGTATGCTAGATACAGCACGGTATAgtgcagttcatatttcaatgtacaattacagtttttttatacACATAGTATAGTGAATAATCAAAAATTTAATTGCCATCATGATATTTGTGAAAAAATCATGATTCGATATTTTCTTAAAATCTTTCAGCCCTAATCCTCAGCAAATCCATGACCCTGTACCTGAGTCACCAGTTTACCTTCCTTGCAGCTCTTTTAATAGGTCCACATcaacttcaaggacaaaatggacAGTGACACTTGCAGCATAATAAATCCCATGGTCTGCCAGATGCCACTACAACAAGAAAACCAATGTTATTGACTTCACCTGCCGTAATTTAATGACTGAATGGTATATATTAATTCAAACATTGCTGATAAATGTGGTTTTCATGTTaattagggttagggttaacaTTATGCAATACTTCAAACAGAGATGATGCTTAAGACTAACAATTTTTGTTAGAAAAACTCTGTTGTTAGAAACAATGCTGAAAGCAACGAGTCGAGCAGAAACAACAATTTAATGGGAAATGATTGGGAATGGGACGTCAGCCAGCAGAAGCTCTCAGCATCTCAGTGAGAGCAGCATTACagcataaatgaaaagaaatgtggGCAATGACATTTTGTCACCACTTGTGCCCACCCATAACCTCACTATCAGTGGATTTTGGCAATCAGTGGAAGATTAACAATATAATCATTTCTAGTATTAAATACCTGGGATAATTTACTATAGTTCATTGTGAGTGGATGAATGCAGGATTAACTACTGATTAAAGATTAAAGTTTCTTATTTGTATTTGGATGGTGATAGAATGTGATTGAAATTGTATACTGCACCTCACATGGATGAAGTTCTCTACAACTGATTTTTTCATGTGAGGCAATGACTGCAGCAGCCAAGTACAAATGGCTGTGGCCTGCAGGGCATAAGTCCttacgtgtgagtgtgtctcAACTCTCTCAAGAATACAAGGTTGGATCCCTTCGAGAATATTCTGCTTCAAGCACTCTTCTAACCATattattgtgtgtatatgtggtgGGTCTATATTTCAAAGTGAATTGACTGAAAAGTCATGAAAGGTAAGGCATACAACCCCGTTACTTGAAGAATAACTCTATTCCAAGGGAGCCTGCAGCAGGTGTTGGCCCTTGTGACTGGCCTGATCATCTGTGTcttcaccaaacattgtggaaatcataataataatcatttttgtattaaaaagcCACCTGTGTTTCCTGCATGTAAGAATGCTTAGTCAAATGGGCCAAAAACACTAGttgtatgattttttaaatactaaagaattttttattttttttatgattattgctTATTATAGCATATTAAAGCTTGGACattgtttctctttctttttttatttcacacactTGTGTGACAATGAAGAAAGTAATATTGTTCGTGGCTTGTTAGATCCAAATGCGATTTGCCACAGAGCCGTGTTTAAACCACCACTATTCAGGTTGCTTCTCTAGGGCAATATGATGAGCATGTAAAACTCTGTCACTGAGCCATATAATCATCAGTATATGACCTGTTATActgttaatttattatttgacCTCAATTTTTCTGATACATGTGTTAGTTGTGGGTTTTGTGTTATTCAGACTTTGGTCCCTCTGCACAGATTCCAACTCCCTTAAACACCCATAAGCAACAGGGTTCTAAAACAGTTGTGAGCAACTGCATTAGgcgcatgtgtgtttgtgtttatgtgcataTGGGAAAGTAGGCCACTGCATATGTCAAAAGTTACTCCAGATTATGCCTCCATAAAATCtgattatttatatatagttGGATATTAATATCTCTGTTGCTAATGTATACTTGGTCTACATTTGACGTGCATTTTTGTGAAGTGATAAACATGTAGCCCACTAACAGAGAtgcctctccctttctctgtgTCCTTCTATCTTTTtgcagttgccatggaaactgtTCTGCTGTTCCTTTCGCTCCTGGCCTATGTGGCTGGTACGTATCCCCCTCCCATCCCCTTACAGTCCTTGTCTGCTGGAACTGGGAGAAAGTATGCACTGGAAGGTCATGGCAAGGCTGTTCTCAGGTGACTTTGGGCTTGTTCTGAATGCTACAGCTGCccctgatctgagatcagctgAGGGAGAGTTCCTGTTTTCAAGGGAGATTGATGTTTATCATATGTATACAGAACGTGCTTGGGCCCTTTGACCTCTTTTTGAGTCTTTGTCTCTGCCTTGCGTCACCAGAGGGACCCgcccaccacacaaacacacgtatGCATACACATCCAGAGCTTATTAAATGACCTGAGCCTTATCCCTGCAGATGAGAGTCTTGAGAGTTCTACACGTTGGTCTTGATGACAGTCTAATGGCTTTCTACCATCTGTGCTGTTTGTAATCAATAGGTATTTCCCTcttccattatttttattatccaGCTGCAATACTAATCTGTCATCCAAGACATTATGTCTTCTTTTCTCCTTGATGAATGTGTTCTCACCTTCCCATTCAGTCTCTTTTTCATTTCCTCCCAGGTGTGttctaatctttttattttgttgcctTTTATTCATATACTTTTATTCACATATTTAGTTACATTGTAAGTCTTACATGTATTTTGATTCCTTTTTCATTTCCCTCCCTCTGCCTACCTCACTGtttcattgtctttttttatagccaTTACACAGAACAGGTAGGGTGAGTCAATGGTTTTGAATTTTGCAGATGTAATAATAGTTGTCCACTAATTGCATGTAATtcaaggagacagagagaagaaaagaattCTTTGAAGAAGAACCCTTTCCTTTACAACTCAGTGAAGAGGAACTTCATAGTATGTTCATAGTGTTCATAGTATAATTTGGCCCCAAGGATAAGAAAAACATAAGAAAAAATTGCATGTGAGTCATACATAGGAGGAAGCATTTTGTCATGACACAAAAAGGAGGAAAACCCAGGTGCAGATTagtaaaaaaacatgcaggatTAATATTTAGCGATTGGGGGACTTGGAAACAGGGAGTGGAAAAGTTAGACAAACACTAGTGCGGCCAggggagagactgcaggtggttCCGATGAGGGCAAGGATGCTGAAGGTGGTGCTTGAGGTTCGAGACACCGACGGTGGCAGCAAGGGCCCCACTCCAACACTAGCCAGGGAAAGCCCAGCAAAACAGGAGTGGTGACGATGGGGAcaatgaggaagatgagggtTTCACTGTGGGCGTCCATTCGGAGACGCGGGGGGATGGTGTGGAGAGTGATGTGGCCGGACACGCCACCAGCTggccatccacggaggtgatggtTACCGGgctgtggagaccttcaagggGTATGTGGGGGTTGTTGTGCATAGGAGTCCATGAAGCTACCCACTGCTCCGGAGTCCACGAAGGCGGCTGGGTGGGCTTGGGTGGCTTTGGGTTTGGGTGTCCACTCCAAAACAGCAGGCAGAGTGAGACAGGACGGTGATGTGATGGGTACTGTGACTCGGGACCCCACCTTCCTTGCCACACTGATCAGCTGAGGGGTTCATTTTCCCGGACGGACGGGACAGATGGCTCATTGGTGTGAGGGGGTGGTGCAGTAGGCATAGAGCCCCTCTCAATGATGTCATTCCCTTTCAGTGGCAGTCAGGGAGGTCAGTCcgagctgcatgggttcccctaGGTTGGTGGGGCGGTAGAGCCAATTGGTGGAGATGACAGTGGTTGGCCAGTGCCCTGCGGACGAGTGGCTTGCAGTGGAACCAAATCGTCATCTAGCGATCGTCATACAGccctgtgacagaatgactgagccccgGCCGGCAATCAGAACACTGATCAAATCAAAAACATGTCACCCGGTACCAAAGTCATGTGACATTAACTTGTTTACACATATTTTGGTACAGTAGCTCTTATATTGGATCAGCCCACCTTGCAGTAGCAAAACACATAAATTATCTTTAGCAATCCATGACCCTATACCCGAGTCACCGGTTTACCTTCCTTGCAGTACATCACATTACTTCACATcaacttcaaggacaaaatggacAATAAGTCAAATGCCACTATAATGAGAAAATCTATGTAATGGCTGAATGATGTATATGAATTAAATCTTTAGTGAGCAAGATGgttttaatataaattatgACTTAAAGAATGGACATTATGCAATACTTCAAACAGAGATGATACTTAAGACTAACTTTAGGGTTTGTTAGAAACAATGCTGAAAGCAATGAGTCGAGCAGAAACAACAATTTAATGGGAAATGATTGGGAATGGGAAGTCAGCCAGCAGAAGCTCTCAGCATCTCAGTGAGAGCAGCATTACAGCATAAATTAAAGGAAATGTGGGCAATGCAATTTAGTTCCCACTTGTGCTCACCCATAACCTCACTATCAGTGGAATTGGCAATCAGTGGAagatttaaaatataatcattCACAGTATCAAATACCTGGGATATTTAAGAATATAGTTCATTGTCAATAGATGAATGCAGGATTTACTACTGATTAAAGGTCAAAGTTTCTCATTTGTATTTTACACATGAAGCAATGGCGGCAGCAACCAAGTACAAATGATCTTAGTGTGGCCTGCAGGGCACAAGCTCTTATGTACGAGTGTGTCTCAAATCTCTCAAGAAATCTCTCATTCCTTCCAGAACATTCTGGTCCTAGCATTCTCCTAACCAAATTATTCAGCCTGTAAGATGGCAGCAGCATCAGTCACATTGTGGTAAATCAGCACAGGCCACCTGTTCCTCTCTCCCTGGGGAAGTCTCACATTCACCTGGTGGTCAACAATATAGTTTTTCAAGTTTTGGACTTCACTAcactcataattttttttttatggcttatTATTAGAACACTACACATAATGTATGTCTTTGAACTTTATCTTGGACAATAGCTACAGTATATTTAATGTATGGTTACAAATTGAATGAAGGTAAGAGAAACTCCAACAATTGTACTACCTTGTAGTATTGGGCGTCTAATGGTCTGTAGTTAACACTCACGTTTCATAAGAGTGTTATTtagaattaaaaatgtaatgtacgGGCGAGACtaattttaatctctttttcTAGCAACTCCTGATGCCAGTGTTCAAGGTAAGTAGATCCCCTGTTGAataatatgcattaaaatatgcatatgtTTAATGTGAAGctaaaaacaaacgaaaaacactttttaaaaatgttgagtTTTTTAATGACCTCAGTGTCAGTTGtgcatagcatttttttttgtgccaagCAGatgggaaggagaagaaggctGATCCATTTGACTACGGTAAAAACTGTTACATTTGCAGTGTCAGTTTTATAAGCACTATTTTGAGGAAGCATAGTAATTTATACAAATTGCAACTTTACAAATATCTGATCAGTTTTCAGTAGTCATTGAATTATTTCTGGTTTTAGATTATGAGAGCCTGAGGATTGGAGGGCTGGTGTTTGCAGTTGTGCTCTTCGCTCTGGgcgtcctcctcatcctcagtaAGCATAAAACAATTGGCCCACAATATGTTGAAATGGcctatgtttttttattatgtttgttcATTTTGATTTGGACtggtttgtatttgtatttctttctcAGGTCGGAGATGCCGCTGTAGCTTCAATCAGAAGCCACGGTAAGATATGCCTCTACTATCTTTTTGTGAGAggtgtctacatttacatttacatttacaacatcagacacccttatac is part of the Denticeps clupeoides chromosome 19, fDenClu1.1, whole genome shotgun sequence genome and harbors:
- the fxyd6 gene encoding FXYD domain-containing ion transport regulator 6 isoform X1 translates to METVLLFLSLLAYVAATPDASVQDGKEKKADPFDYDYESLRIGGLVFAVVLFALGVLLILSRRCRCSFNQKPRAPGDEEAQAENLIVSKAAKETPKTEN
- the fxyd6 gene encoding FXYD domain-containing ion transport regulator 6 isoform X2, whose protein sequence is METVLLFLSLLAYVAATPDASVQDGKEKKADPFDYDYESLRIGGLVFAVVLFALGVLLILSRRCRCSFNQKPRAPGDEEAQAENLIVSKAKETPKTEN